One region of Salvia miltiorrhiza cultivar Shanhuang (shh) chromosome 3, IMPLAD_Smil_shh, whole genome shotgun sequence genomic DNA includes:
- the LOC131016533 gene encoding uncharacterized protein LOC131016533: MAGGGNFIHRVLSYVANELIVNGLANSPRFQRFAVRTSRKMDELSEIAAQKKKELAEQVKDASKNFGSKNQ, translated from the exons ATGGCCGGGGGCGGAAATTTCATTCACAGGGTGCTTTCTTATGTCGCTAACGAGCTCATCGTAAATGGACTTGCCAACAg CCCAAGATTCCAGAGATTTGCAGTGAGGACATCAAGGAAGATGGATGAATTATCTGAGATTg CTGCTCAGAAGAAGAAAGAGTTGGCCGAGCAAGTGAAGGATGCATCGAAGAACTTTGGG TCCAAGAACCAGTAG